In Aedes albopictus strain Foshan chromosome 3, AalbF5, whole genome shotgun sequence, the following are encoded in one genomic region:
- the LOC115264618 gene encoding histone H2B-like, giving the protein MAPKTSGKAAKKSGKAQKSVVKGDKKKKKQRRKESYAIYIYKVLKQVHPDTGVSSKAMSIMNSFVNDIFERIAAEASRLAHYNKRSTITSREIQTAVRLLLPGELAKHAVSEGTKAVTKYTSSK; this is encoded by the coding sequence ATGGCACCGAAGACCAGTGGAAAGGCCGCCAAGAAGTCCGGCAAGGCTCAGAAGAGCGTTGTCAAGGgagacaagaagaagaagaagcaacgcAGGAAGGAAAGCTACGCCATCTATATCTACAAGGTGCTAAAGCAGGTCCACCCTGATACCGGTGTTTCGTCGAAGGCCATGAGCATTATGAACAGCTTCGTCAACGACATCTTCGAACGGATCGCTGCTGAGGCATCCCGTCTGGCTCACTATAACAAGCGCTCGACTATCACATCCCGCGAAATCCAGACCGCTGTGCGTCTGTTGTTGCCAGGAGAATTGGCCAAGCACGCCGTCTCGGAGGGTACTAAGGCTGTAACCAAGTACACCAGCTCTAAGTAG